From the Candidatus Delongbacteria bacterium genome, the window GCTTAGAAGATCAACAATTTTTCCTTTTCCTTCATCTCCCCATTGAGCACCGACAATGATTTTTGTACTCATAAAGCCTCCAAAAAAAAGGAGTTTAGAGCCTATAAGGCCCTAAACTCTATTAAAGTTCAAATTGGGGCCGTAAAATTATTTTACAGCTGTCTTTTTCTTCCTTAAACTTTCCCAGAAGATAACAACTGGAGAAGCTATATATATAGAAGAGTATGTACCAACTACTATACCGATAAACAATGTTACAGATAAGTCTCTAATAACATCACCTGCAAAAAACGCTAAAATTATAACTACAAAAAGAGTAGTTAATGAAGTTAGCAATGTTCTTGTAATTGTTTCGTTAACTGATTGATTTACAAGTGCTTTAAACTCCATGCCTTCCATATTGTTTCGATTTTCTCTAATCCTGTCAAAAACAACAATGGTGTCATTTAAGGAGTAACCAACAATTGTAAGTAAGGCTGCGATAACTGAAAGCGATATTTCAAGATTCATGAAAAGACTCAAAATAGAATAAAGTCCAATTGTAATTAAAACATCGTGAAGAACAGCAACAATTGCTGCAACACCATATTTGAATTGAAACTTGAAAGTAATATAAATTAGAATCCCAAGTGAAGAGAATATAATTGCTAGTAAAGCAGATTCTTTCAATTCATCACCAATTTTAGGACCAATAACAGAAGATTGTCTTATAATGTAATGATCTCTTCCATAAGAATTGTCCATTATGTTGATAATTTTGTCTTCTATAAGATTTGCATCGTGATCAACAGTTTCAAGTTTTACAACTACTTCTCTTTCAAAATCCGGGTCATTTGACATATCTGAGAATTCTTGTAGTTCTACTCCTTGAAGATCACTTTTTGAGAAAACTTCTCTTAGTTCACTGATTGGTACGTCACTCTTTAGAGCTAATTGAACAAGGTATCCACCATTGAACTCAATATTGTAATCTAATCCACCTCTTGCAGCAATAAAAATCATAGAGATAAGTATCACTGAAATAGAGATCGATACCCACATTTTGCGTTTACCAATGAAATCTATTTGTTTTTTTTGTGACATCTGTGATAACTCCCTTCTTAAACACTAATCTTCTTAGAATTTTTATTCACAACAAGGTCGGTAAGTAATCTTGTAACAACAATAGCTGTATACATACTACAAACAATACCGATCATAAGTGTTAGTGCAAAACCTTTGATAGGTCCTGTACCAAATTGATACAACACAATACCAGAGATCAAAGTTGTAATATTAGCATCAAATATTGTACTGAATGCTTTCTCATAACCTGCATTAACTGCTGAATAAACTGTTGCATACTTTTTGTTTTGTTCTTTTATGTTTCTAAGCTCTTCTCTAATTCTTTCAAAGATAAGCACGTTAGCATCAACAGCCATACCAATCGTCAGAATAATACCTGCAATACCTGGTAAAGTAAGAGTTGCTTTAAAATATGCGAGAATAGCCATCATAAACACTAGGTTAAGAAGCAGGGCTATAACAGAGAATAATCCACTTCGTTTATACCAGAAAACCATGAAAACCATTACAAGACCAAGTCCTACAACCATCGCTATCATACCTTT encodes:
- the secF gene encoding protein translocase subunit SecF; this encodes MSQKKQIDFIGKRKMWVSISISVILISMIFIAARGGLDYNIEFNGGYLVQLALKSDVPISELREVFSKSDLQGVELQEFSDMSNDPDFEREVVVKLETVDHDANLIEDKIINIMDNSYGRDHYIIRQSSVIGPKIGDELKESALLAIIFSSLGILIYITFKFQFKYGVAAIVAVLHDVLITIGLYSILSLFMNLEISLSVIAALLTIVGYSLNDTIVVFDRIRENRNNMEGMEFKALVNQSVNETITRTLLTSLTTLFVVIILAFFAGDVIRDLSVTLFIGIVVGTYSSIYIASPVVIFWESLRKKKTAVK